A single window of Leptotrichia sp. oral taxon 215 str. W9775 DNA harbors:
- the rplV gene encoding 50S ribosomal protein L22 has product MAVVAKLRYQRLSPQKARLVADVVRGKNALQALNILRFTNKKAAKFIEKTLRSAIANAEHNNNMDPDKLFISKILIDKGPVLKRISPRAMGRADVIRKPTAHITIEVDERN; this is encoded by the coding sequence ATGGCAGTTGTAGCTAAATTACGTTATCAAAGATTAAGTCCTCAAAAAGCAAGACTTGTAGCTGATGTAGTTAGAGGGAAAAATGCTTTACAGGCCTTAAATATATTAAGATTTACAAATAAAAAAGCGGCAAAATTTATAGAAAAAACATTAAGATCAGCAATTGCAAATGCTGAACATAATAACAATATGGATCCTGATAAACTATTCATTTCAAAAATATTGATAGATAAAGGACCGGTGCTTAAGAGAATAAGTCCAAGAGCAATGGGAAGAGCGGATGTAATAAGAAAACCGACAGCTCACATCACTATAGAAGTTGATGAAAGAAACTAA
- the rpsS gene encoding 30S ribosomal protein S19: MARSLKKGPFVDAHLMKKVETMGEKKQVIKTWSRRSTIFPQFIGHTFAVYNGKKHIPVYVTEEMVGHKLGEFAPTRTFYGHGKDAKKDAKRK, translated from the coding sequence ATGGCTCGTTCATTAAAAAAAGGACCTTTTGTTGATGCACATTTAATGAAAAAAGTTGAAACAATGGGAGAAAAAAAGCAAGTAATCAAAACTTGGTCTAGAAGATCTACTATATTCCCTCAATTTATCGGACATACTTTTGCAGTATATAACGGTAAAAAACATATACCTGTATATGTAACTGAGGAAATGGTTGGACACAAGTTAGGAGAATTTGCTCCAACAAGAACTTTCTATGGACATGGGAAAGATGCTAAAAAAGATGCTAAAAGAAAATAA
- the rplB gene encoding 50S ribosomal protein L2, whose translation MPIKKLKPITSGTRHMSILVNTELDKVRPEKSLTEPLGSAYGIDNYGHRTGRNRHKGHKRLYRVIDWKRNKIGVPAKVATLEYDPNRTANIALLHYVDGEKRYILAPNGLKKGDVVLAGDTAEIKPGNALKLKDLPIGTVIHNVELMPGKGGQLARSAGTSARLVAKEGTYCHVELPSGELRLIHRECMATVGAVGNSEHSLVSLGKAGRNRHLGRKPHVRGSVMNPVDHPHGGGEGRSPIGRKSPVTPWGKPTLGKKTRGKKLSDKFIVRKRKK comes from the coding sequence ATGCCAATTAAAAAATTAAAACCGATAACTAGTGGGACAAGGCATATGTCGATATTAGTTAATACTGAATTAGATAAAGTTAGACCTGAAAAATCTCTAACTGAACCTCTTGGATCAGCTTACGGAATTGACAACTATGGACACAGAACAGGAAGAAACAGACATAAAGGTCATAAAAGATTATATAGAGTAATCGACTGGAAGAGAAATAAGATAGGTGTTCCTGCAAAAGTTGCAACTCTTGAATATGATCCTAACAGAACAGCTAATATCGCATTATTACATTATGTTGATGGAGAAAAAAGATATATTTTAGCACCAAATGGACTAAAAAAAGGTGATGTAGTTTTAGCAGGAGATACTGCTGAAATTAAACCTGGAAATGCTTTAAAATTAAAAGATTTACCAATAGGTACAGTTATACATAACGTAGAGCTTATGCCTGGTAAAGGTGGACAGCTGGCAAGATCGGCAGGAACATCTGCAAGACTTGTTGCGAAAGAAGGAACTTACTGTCACGTTGAACTTCCTTCAGGAGAATTAAGACTTATACATAGAGAATGTATGGCAACTGTAGGAGCAGTAGGAAATTCTGAACATTCACTTGTATCATTAGGTAAAGCTGGAAGAAATAGACATTTAGGTAGAAAACCTCACGTAAGAGGATCTGTAATGAACCCTGTGGATCACCCACACGGAGGAGGAGAAGGAAGATCGCCTATAGGAAGAAAATCACCAGTTACTCCTTGGGGTAAACCTACTCTTGGTAAAAAGACTAGAGGTAAAAAACTTAGTGACAAATTTATTGTCAGAAAAAGAAAGAAATAG
- the rplW gene encoding 50S ribosomal protein L23 encodes MHITDIIKRPVATEKARNLANENNEYVFIVDRRANKIQIREAVEKLFNVKVESVNTLNIKPKAKRFRMSMYKTSALKKAMVKLKDGEKIAAYEG; translated from the coding sequence ATGCATATTACAGATATAATTAAAAGACCAGTTGCTACTGAAAAAGCAAGAAATCTGGCTAATGAAAATAATGAATACGTTTTTATCGTAGATAGAAGAGCAAACAAGATTCAAATAAGAGAAGCAGTTGAAAAATTATTTAACGTAAAAGTTGAAAGCGTTAATACTCTGAACATAAAGCCTAAAGCAAAAAGATTCAGAATGTCAATGTATAAAACATCTGCATTGAAAAAAGCTATGGTAAAATTAAAAGATGGAGAAAAAATAGCAGCATACGAAGGGTAA